One Nicotiana sylvestris chromosome 12, ASM39365v2, whole genome shotgun sequence genomic window carries:
- the LOC104250127 gene encoding uncharacterized protein — MKVSVTHSKRLREVVEDDITFTEEDADGLLLPHNDLLDVWANIIQWRVLEQAKLTGSIIPDTKLLASFYLASVMTRREILLPTNAEGVMKTTLFEVVDGDMGYNIIFGRLWLHEMKFVPSTYHQLLEFPTPKGIKQIRGGQLTAREMNAISVSSSKRKEHAT, encoded by the exons ATGAAGGTGTCAGTAACCCATAGCAAGAGACTTCGGGAAGTTGTTGAAGACGACATTACTTTCACGGAAGAAGATGCAGATGGATTGCTGCTACCACACAATGATCTATTG GATGTTTGGGCTAACATCATACAATGGAGGGTATTGGAGCAAGCCAAGCTCACTGGAAGTATTATTCCGGACACAAAACTCCTCGCCAGCTTCTACTTAGCAAGTGTGATGACCCGAAGAGAAATCCTTCTACCTACGAATGCCGAAGGGGTGATGAAGACGACCCTTTTTGAGGTGGTGGATGGTGATATGGGCTACAATATTATCTTTGGTAGACTGTGGTTGCACGAGATGAAGTTTGTACCATCGACATATCACCAGTTGCTGGAATTCCCAACTCCcaaaggaattaaacaaataagaggcGGCCAACTGACGGcaagggagatgaatgcaatcTCAGTCTCCAGTAGCAAAAGGAAGGAGCATGCGACATAG